One region of Zootoca vivipara chromosome 7, rZooViv1.1, whole genome shotgun sequence genomic DNA includes:
- the SLCO4A1 gene encoding solute carrier organic anion transporter family member 4A1 encodes MAMPHNLAGENGFNFTQKLIFSSPSNPEENSLTFDTTGPKESCNTSESNGTLYSSANSPSDSCIKPLCDEGPENKSQFSKGIKYVSSEGEVLVCGWGAFTPSCLQFFNTPKGVLFFLCVASFLQGMTVNGFINTVITSIERRFDLRSYESGLIASSYDIAACVCLTFVSYFGGNGHKPRWLGWGVLIMGIGSVIFALPQFTTSQYEVHFSEETGMCSSNQSVGCTESASSLSSYRFVFMLGQFLHGIGATPLYTLGVTYLDENVKSNYSPVYIAIFYTAAILGPAAGYLVGGIFLNIYTEIGRQIDLTPDNTLWVGAWWIGFLGAGAGSLLIAIPILGYPHRLPGSQRYIVMRVSEAHQLKDGSHKTASDPDFGKTVKDLPRSVLLLLKNPTFIFLCLAGATEATLIAGMSTFGPKFLESQFSLSASEAATLFGYLVVPAGGGGTFLGGFIVNKFKLRCSGIIKFCLLCTMSSLLAIFIFFIDCPNMPMAGVTQMYDRSILPEGRLNLSAPCNVECDCLREMYSPVCGNDGIMYYSPCHAGCKKVSTSHDGRKKVYHECSCILDAPAAPGLATTGKCTSSCERRTLLLVFMFMVILFTFLSSIPALTATLRCVSDRQRSFALGIQWIVVRTLGGIPGPIAFGSMIDRSCLLWQNQCGEQGSCYVYQNFAMSRYTLVAGVIYKVIGSFFFLLACALYKPPPPESVPGSSDASENGNCDVQENKYPHQSQDGV; translated from the exons ATGGCAATGCCTCACAACTTGGCAGGAGAAAATGGCTTCAACTTTACCCAGAAACTCATTTTCTCCAGCCCGTCCAACCCAGAGGAGAACAGCCTTACTTTTGATACGACCGGTCCCAAGGAATCTTGCAACACTTCCGAGAGCAATGGCACTTTATACTCCAGCGCAAACAGCCCTTCGGACTCCTGCATTAAACCCCTCTGTGACGAGGGGCCTGAAAACAAGAGCCAGTTCAGCAAAGGCATTAAATACGTCTCCTCAGAAGGGGAAGTGCTGGTGTGCGGATGGGGAGCCTTCACGCCGAGTTGTTTACAATTCTTCAACACGCCCAAGGGGGTCTTGTTCTTCCTTTGCGTGGCTTCTTTCCTCCAGGGGATGACTGTGAACGGCTTCATTAATACAGTCATCACCTCCATAGAGCGGCGGTTTGATCTCCGGAGCTACGAGAGCGGGCTGATCGCCAGCTCTTACGACATTGCCGCCTGTGTGTGCTTGACGTTTGTCAGTTACTTTGGGGGGAACGGGCATAAACCACGGTGGCTCGGGTGGGGGGTGTTGATCATGGGCATTGGGTCGGTCATCTTTGCGCTGCCTCAGTTCACCACCAGCCAATACGAAGTGCATTTCTCGGAGGAGACTGGCATGTGCTCCTCCAATCAGAGTGTGGGGTGCACAGAAAGCGCCTCCAGCCTCTCCAGTTACCGGTTTGTCTTCATGCTCGGACAGTTCCTACACGGgatcggagcaacgccattatacACTCTTGGAGTGACCTATTTGGATGAAAATGTCAAGTCCAACTATTCCCCTGTGTATATCG CTATTTTCTACACTGCTGCCATATTGGGTCCTGCAGCTGGCTATCTGGTTGGAGGGATCTTTTTGAACATTTACACTGAAATCGGAAGACA AATTGATCTTACACCGGACAATACTCTGTGGGTTGGAGCTTGGTGGATTGGATTCCTGGGTGCAGGGGCTGGATCCCTTTTGATCGCGATCCCCATCTTGGGCTACCCTCATCGCCTGCCAG GTTCTCAGCGCTACATCGTCATGAGAGTTTCGGAGGCCCATCAGCTGAAAGACGGCAGCCACAAAACAGCCTCAGATCCTGACTTTGGAAAGACGGTTAAAGACCTGCCACG GTCAGTGCTGCTCCTCCTGAAGAATCCGACCTTCATCTTCCTTTGCTTAGCTGGAGCAACAGAAGCCACACTCATTGCTGGGATGTCCACCTTCGGCCCCAAGTTTCTGGAATCCCAGTTTAGCTTAAGTGCCTCGGAAGCAGCAACCTTGTTTG GTTACCTCGTGGTTCCAgccggaggaggaggcacattccttggaggcttcaTCGTGAACAAATTTAAGCTGCGCTGTTCGGGGATTATCAAGTTCTGCTTGCTTTGCACCATGTCCAGCTTGCTGGctattttcatctttttcatcGACTGCCCCAACATGCCCATGGCTGGAGTGACGCAGATGTATGACAGAAG CATCTTACCCGAAGGCCGCCTCAACCTGTCCGCCCCTTGCAATGTGGAGTGTGATTGTCTGCGAGAGATGTACAGTCCCGTCTGTGGAAATGATGGAATCATGTATTactccccctgccatgcaggatgCAAGAAAGTATCAACCAGCCACGACGGCAGGAAAAAG GTTTACCACGAGTGCAGCTGTATACTTGATGCTCCCGCTGCACCTGGCTTGGCGACCACAGGAAAGTGTACCTCCTCATGTGAGAGAAGGACCCTCCTCCTGGTTTTCATGTTTATGGTCATCCTCTTCACATTCCTGAGCAGCATTCCTGCTCTGACGGCCACTTTACG GTGTGTCTCAGACAGGCAGCGATCGTTTGCTCTGGGGATCCAATGGATTGTAGTCCGGACACTTG GTGGTATTCCAGGACCAATTGCTTTTGGGTCGATGATTGACAGGTCGTGTCTCCTTTGGCAGAACCAGTGTGGTGAACAAGGATCTTGCTATGTCTACCAGAACTTTGCTATGAGTCGATACACCCTGGTCGCAGGTGTTATATACAAG GTGATTGGatccttcttcttcctgcttGCTTGCGCACTCTACAAGCCACCTCCCCCTGAATCTGTTCCGGGAAGCTCTGACGCCTCTGAAAATGGCAACTGTGACGTCCAAGAGAACAAATACCCGCATCAATCTCAAGACGGCGTATAG